The Methanocella arvoryzae MRE50 genome includes a region encoding these proteins:
- a CDS encoding ATP-binding protein, translating into MLYTGRHYLLGNAGDGRSSLYLGRYLALDGSQGAPVLLDVRKPHAVVICGKRGYGKSYTMGVLVEEFAGLPEALRRNFSVIVVDTMGIFGSMAGPGGIGARVFTPAPFLSEMPAGALPFEIPTGSLSVYDYCELLGIEPLSPHGAVLASAISESDTFSIESLIDRIHSSAASPGVTSAVCGLLSMASSWKLFSPHASFASLLEPGSINIIDLSGYGHDPGIKSCAVASLARALYDVRVRARRRENGSREVPLIWMLIDEAHMFLQPDSGAGRVLVNEWLRQGRQPGLSLVLATQRPSALGYDVLSQADVIVCHRLTLRDDVEALERARPLYVKEPVREALARLGNTRGAAIVVDDATESYHVIKVRQRKSLHGGGEPEIYGAD; encoded by the coding sequence ATGCTGTATACAGGGCGCCACTACCTGCTGGGCAATGCCGGCGACGGCCGCTCTTCCCTGTACCTCGGCCGTTATCTCGCCCTGGACGGATCTCAGGGAGCGCCGGTGCTGCTGGACGTCAGGAAACCCCACGCGGTGGTGATCTGTGGCAAAAGGGGCTACGGTAAATCGTATACCATGGGAGTCCTCGTGGAGGAGTTCGCCGGCCTTCCCGAAGCGCTCCGCAGGAATTTTTCCGTCATCGTAGTCGACACCATGGGCATATTCGGCAGTATGGCCGGCCCCGGAGGCATCGGCGCCAGGGTCTTCACGCCGGCCCCGTTTTTAAGCGAGATGCCTGCCGGGGCGCTGCCCTTCGAAATACCCACCGGCTCTCTGTCTGTCTACGACTATTGCGAACTGCTGGGAATCGAGCCTCTAAGCCCCCATGGAGCTGTCCTGGCCAGCGCGATCTCGGAGAGCGACACGTTCAGCATCGAGTCGCTGATCGACCGTATCCACTCCTCAGCCGCCTCCCCCGGGGTGACCTCGGCAGTCTGCGGCCTCCTCTCCATGGCATCTTCCTGGAAACTGTTTTCCCCGCATGCGAGTTTTGCCTCTCTGCTCGAGCCGGGCAGCATCAACATCATCGACCTCAGCGGCTACGGCCACGACCCCGGAATTAAATCCTGTGCAGTTGCGTCGCTGGCCCGGGCGTTATACGACGTCCGGGTCAGGGCCAGGCGGCGGGAGAACGGGTCGAGGGAGGTGCCGCTGATCTGGATGCTGATCGATGAGGCGCACATGTTCCTGCAACCGGACTCCGGTGCAGGCCGGGTGCTGGTCAACGAGTGGCTGCGGCAGGGCAGGCAGCCCGGGCTTTCGCTGGTCCTGGCTACCCAGCGGCCGTCAGCGCTGGGCTACGATGTGCTGTCCCAGGCCGACGTGATCGTCTGCCACCGGCTGACTTTGAGGGACGACGTGGAAGCGCTGGAACGGGCCAGGCCACTCTACGTCAAGGAGCCGGTTCGAGAAGCGCTGGCCAGGCTGGGGAACACGAGGGGTGCAGCCATAGTGGTGGACGACGCGACCGAGTCCTACCACGTGATCAAAGTCCGGCAGCGGAAGAGCCTGCACGGCGGCGGAGAGCCGGAAATCTATGGCGCTGACTGA
- a CDS encoding prepilin peptidase — MALTELLPIAAAGILLAVAACIDVRSGRIPNWLTLLSILAGMAILSVKCIYGYPVWTAALTAGVSLALTYLLWFTGSWGGGDAKACLGALLLVSPAFPVLLFIIAFSSGLALIVAVRWMYRLTDSKNRHRHDSGGRQLGPSLLAAFILSAGACSVLSGGS, encoded by the coding sequence ATGGCGCTGACTGAACTCCTGCCGATCGCGGCTGCAGGTATCCTGCTCGCCGTTGCCGCCTGTATCGATGTCAGGTCCGGTCGCATTCCCAACTGGCTGACGCTCCTCTCAATCCTGGCGGGCATGGCAATCCTGTCAGTAAAGTGCATATACGGGTATCCCGTATGGACAGCCGCGTTAACAGCCGGAGTCTCTCTCGCTCTGACGTATCTGCTGTGGTTCACCGGGTCATGGGGCGGCGGAGACGCTAAGGCCTGCCTCGGCGCCCTGCTGCTCGTCAGCCCGGCCTTTCCAGTGCTGTTGTTCATCATTGCCTTTTCCAGCGGCCTGGCCCTCATAGTCGCTGTCAGGTGGATGTACCGGCTGACCGACTCGAAAAACAGGCACCGCCATGATAGTGGCGGCCGGCAGCTGGGGCCATCGCTTCTGGCAGCCTTTATCCTCTCTGCCGGAGCCTGCTCAGTACTATCAGGGGGTTCATGA
- the glnA gene encoding type I glutamate--ammonia ligase has product MTKVTKDVVLQRAETLGVKFIKLQFSDVFGTTKNVALPVSQLEKALDGEIMFDGSSIEGFVRIEESDMYLKPDFDTFSLIPWQSENGPVARLICDVYGSNNKPFPGCPRVNLKRIIKEAEAMGFTMNVGPEAEFFLFERDQEGRPTTNTRDHGGYFDLSPIDMGDEVRRSMVVALEGMGFDIEASHHECGEGQHEIDFKYANALATADNIVTFKFVVRKIAMEYGLHATFMPKPVFGKPGSGLHINQSLFKKGKNGKEVNAFYDENGKYKLSQTALSYIAGLLAHARGFCAITNPLVNSYKRLVPGYEAPVYIAWSEKNRSPLVRIPARRGVGTRAELRNPDPACNPYLALAVTLKAGLDGVKRKLDPGAPENVNIYHMTREERLQRGIRSLPTNLSEALDELEADDLIKSALGEHIYDRFMEAKRIEWDDYRTKVHQWELDNYLATY; this is encoded by the coding sequence ATGACCAAAGTAACGAAGGACGTTGTGCTCCAGCGTGCCGAGACACTGGGCGTCAAGTTCATCAAGCTTCAGTTCTCGGACGTGTTCGGTACGACTAAAAACGTCGCGCTGCCGGTCTCTCAGCTGGAGAAGGCGCTCGATGGCGAAATCATGTTCGACGGCTCCTCCATCGAGGGCTTCGTCCGCATCGAAGAGTCGGATATGTACCTGAAGCCCGACTTTGACACGTTCTCCCTGATCCCCTGGCAGAGCGAAAATGGCCCCGTAGCGAGGCTGATCTGCGACGTGTACGGGTCGAACAACAAGCCTTTCCCGGGCTGTCCCCGCGTAAACCTGAAGCGGATCATCAAGGAGGCGGAAGCCATGGGCTTCACAATGAACGTGGGCCCGGAGGCCGAATTCTTCCTGTTCGAGAGAGACCAGGAGGGCAGGCCGACGACGAACACCAGGGATCACGGCGGCTACTTCGACCTCTCCCCGATCGACATGGGCGACGAAGTCAGGCGCTCCATGGTCGTGGCTCTCGAAGGCATGGGCTTCGATATCGAAGCCTCGCACCACGAGTGCGGGGAAGGCCAGCACGAGATCGACTTCAAGTACGCCAACGCCCTGGCGACCGCGGACAACATCGTCACCTTCAAGTTCGTCGTCCGCAAGATCGCGATGGAGTACGGCCTGCACGCCACTTTCATGCCCAAGCCGGTATTCGGCAAGCCGGGCTCGGGCCTGCACATCAACCAGTCGCTGTTCAAGAAGGGCAAGAACGGCAAGGAAGTCAACGCCTTCTACGACGAGAACGGCAAGTACAAGCTAAGCCAGACCGCGCTGAGCTACATAGCCGGCCTGCTGGCCCACGCGAGGGGCTTCTGCGCGATCACCAACCCGCTCGTCAACTCGTATAAGAGGCTCGTCCCCGGCTATGAGGCTCCGGTATACATCGCCTGGTCCGAGAAGAACAGGTCCCCGCTGGTCCGCATCCCCGCCCGCAGAGGCGTCGGCACCAGGGCCGAACTGCGCAACCCCGACCCCGCGTGCAACCCGTACCTCGCGCTGGCCGTGACGCTCAAGGCCGGCCTGGACGGCGTCAAGCGGAAGCTGGACCCCGGAGCGCCGGAGAACGTGAACATATACCACATGACGAGGGAAGAGCGCCTCCAGAGAGGCATCCGCAGCCTGCCGACCAACCTGTCGGAAGCGCTGGACGAGCTTGAGGCGGACGACCTCATCAAGAGCGCGCTGGGCGAGCACATCTACGACCGGTTCATGGAAGCCAAGCGCATCGAGTGGGACGACTACCGCACCAAGGTCCACCAGTGGGAGCTGGACAACTACCTGGCCACCTACTAA
- the alaS gene encoding alanine--tRNA ligase yields the protein MDDKEIKKLMKPEFAKNYEKYYPVQTLTAMGYHRRVCKKCGRGFWTQVERDFCDEAECSGGYRFIGESLTRKKFEYKEAWDTYVKTFEQWGYVPLERYPTVCRWYEDLYFVAAGINDFQPYVVSGEIEPPARAVLEPQFCLRFNDIDNVGITGRHYTGFIMVGQHTFNTPEKHVYFKEEGIGQIQHFLTQGLGIPAHEIVFHEDVWAGGGNFGPSIEYFSRGLELGNQVYMQYEQTPDGGFKELRTKVIDMGAGLERWAWFSQGCPMSYDATFPKTMEFIYNKTGYRADPVFHAKFAKYAGILNVEEIEDVGSAWNDVAKSMEMDLGELKDMVYKIRAQYVLADHTRSLLVAIHDGALPSNVGGGYNLRNLLRRCWSLIDQYQWDIDLNDIFRSHIDEFGSWYTELKDYGSLFDIIDVERKRYEESRRKSKDIIKRMVKAKETLTADKLVELYDSQGISPELIKEAKPDVVIPEDFYARVQARHDAKATRKIEVNETQGLPKTEPMYYEKPREFKFEANVVKLLTPTKLVLDRTLFYPLGGGQAGDTGFVNGIKVKDVYKQDGVIIHVLESPMPPDTTKVIGEVDEARRRILAAHHSATHIVNYAARKVLGDHVWQAGAEKTPEKARLDITHYESLTFQQLQEIERVANDLAMKQIPVVVREMSRTEAEMEYSMRIYQGGAVPGKILRIIVIDGYDVEACGGIHVDNTSKVGFIKMLSSERIQDGVVRLEFKSLDNAVSEIQHHESILREVSDLWGVGYDDIPKTAQRFFNEWKELGKKNKELQAELVQQTIAAALGKPGDTVDVVVTGADFGTLMKAVGSFKKEFKGRTVIFRGDNFAYGYSDLINVKEKLAEGYVNVDGSEHEAKAFKAKPKA from the coding sequence ATGGACGATAAAGAGATCAAGAAGCTCATGAAGCCGGAGTTCGCGAAGAACTACGAGAAGTACTATCCGGTGCAGACGCTGACTGCGATGGGTTACCACCGCAGGGTTTGCAAGAAGTGCGGCCGGGGCTTCTGGACGCAGGTGGAGCGGGACTTCTGCGACGAGGCGGAGTGCAGCGGCGGCTACAGGTTTATTGGGGAAAGCCTGACACGGAAGAAGTTCGAGTACAAGGAAGCCTGGGACACCTACGTCAAGACGTTCGAGCAGTGGGGCTACGTCCCCCTCGAAAGGTACCCGACCGTATGCAGGTGGTACGAGGATCTCTATTTTGTGGCGGCGGGCATCAACGACTTCCAGCCGTACGTGGTCTCGGGCGAAATCGAGCCCCCCGCGAGGGCGGTGCTCGAGCCCCAGTTCTGTTTACGCTTCAACGACATCGACAACGTGGGCATCACCGGCCGGCATTATACAGGCTTCATCATGGTGGGCCAGCACACGTTCAACACCCCCGAGAAACACGTCTACTTCAAAGAGGAAGGCATCGGCCAGATCCAGCACTTCCTCACCCAGGGTTTAGGTATTCCGGCGCACGAGATCGTGTTCCACGAGGACGTGTGGGCCGGCGGCGGCAACTTCGGCCCCTCCATCGAGTACTTCTCCCGGGGCTTAGAGCTGGGCAACCAGGTGTACATGCAGTACGAGCAGACCCCAGACGGCGGCTTCAAGGAATTAAGGACCAAGGTCATCGACATGGGCGCCGGCCTCGAAAGGTGGGCGTGGTTCAGCCAGGGCTGCCCGATGTCGTACGATGCGACGTTCCCGAAGACCATGGAGTTCATCTATAACAAGACCGGCTACCGTGCCGACCCCGTCTTCCACGCAAAGTTCGCTAAGTATGCGGGCATCCTGAACGTCGAGGAGATCGAGGACGTCGGCTCCGCGTGGAACGACGTGGCGAAGAGCATGGAGATGGACCTCGGGGAACTGAAAGACATGGTCTACAAGATCCGGGCGCAGTACGTCCTCGCCGACCATACGAGGAGCCTGCTGGTTGCGATTCACGACGGCGCTCTGCCGTCTAACGTCGGCGGCGGCTACAACCTGCGTAATTTGCTCCGCAGGTGCTGGTCCCTCATCGACCAGTACCAGTGGGACATCGACCTCAACGACATTTTCAGATCGCACATCGACGAGTTCGGCAGCTGGTACACTGAATTAAAGGACTACGGCAGCCTGTTCGACATCATCGACGTGGAGCGGAAGAGGTACGAAGAGTCCCGCCGCAAGAGCAAGGACATCATCAAGCGGATGGTCAAGGCGAAGGAAACGCTGACGGCGGACAAGCTGGTCGAACTGTACGACTCCCAGGGCATCTCTCCCGAGTTGATCAAAGAGGCCAAGCCGGACGTCGTCATCCCGGAGGACTTCTACGCCCGGGTACAGGCCAGGCACGATGCGAAGGCCACCCGCAAGATCGAGGTCAACGAGACCCAGGGCCTGCCGAAGACCGAGCCCATGTACTACGAAAAGCCCCGGGAGTTCAAGTTCGAGGCTAACGTGGTCAAGCTGCTGACGCCGACGAAGCTCGTCCTCGACCGGACGCTGTTCTACCCGCTCGGCGGCGGCCAGGCCGGCGATACCGGGTTTGTCAACGGCATCAAGGTGAAAGACGTGTACAAGCAGGACGGCGTGATCATCCACGTGCTCGAGTCCCCGATGCCCCCCGATACTACTAAGGTGATTGGAGAGGTGGACGAGGCCCGGAGGCGCATCCTCGCCGCCCACCACAGCGCCACCCACATCGTCAATTACGCCGCCAGAAAGGTGCTCGGCGACCACGTGTGGCAGGCAGGCGCAGAGAAGACGCCAGAGAAAGCCCGTCTGGACATCACCCACTATGAATCGCTGACTTTCCAGCAGCTGCAGGAGATTGAGCGGGTCGCTAACGACCTGGCCATGAAGCAGATCCCCGTAGTAGTCAGGGAGATGTCGAGGACCGAGGCGGAGATGGAGTACTCGATGCGCATCTACCAGGGCGGAGCGGTGCCCGGCAAGATCCTGCGCATCATAGTGATCGACGGCTACGACGTCGAGGCCTGCGGCGGCATCCACGTCGACAACACTTCCAAGGTGGGCTTCATCAAGATGCTCTCCAGCGAGCGCATCCAGGACGGCGTAGTCCGTCTCGAGTTCAAGTCGCTGGACAACGCGGTGAGCGAGATCCAGCACCACGAGTCCATCCTCAGGGAGGTTTCCGACCTGTGGGGCGTGGGCTACGATGACATCCCGAAGACGGCTCAGAGGTTCTTCAACGAGTGGAAGGAGCTGGGCAAGAAGAATAAGGAGTTGCAGGCTGAACTGGTCCAGCAGACTATCGCTGCTGCTCTGGGCAAGCCGGGCGATACGGTGGACGTCGTAGTTACTGGCGCCGATTTCGGCACGCTCATGAAGGCGGTCGGGAGCTTCAAGAAGGAGTTCAAGGGGAGGACCGTCATCTTCCGCGGCGATAACTTCGCGTACGGGTACTCTGATCTGATTAACGTGAAGGAGAAGCTGGCGGAGGGCTACGTGAACGTGGATGGCAGCGAGCACGAGGCTAAGGCGTTTAAGGCAAAACCGAAGGCCTGA
- a CDS encoding helix-turn-helix domain-containing protein has protein sequence MDKAIAGKLRAYGDIIYHSMIRSQARRKILLDLKRNGPGNTTDLSTRTGYHYSNTRGALVGNGEKYDSELSLVTTGLANADPGTKEIIYSLTPTGEEVANIVEQIWDN, from the coding sequence TTGGATAAAGCCATAGCTGGCAAACTCCGGGCTTACGGCGATATCATATACCATTCGATGATCAGAAGCCAGGCCAGAAGAAAAATACTGCTCGACCTAAAAAGAAACGGTCCGGGCAACACCACAGACCTCTCAACCCGTACCGGCTACCATTACAGCAACACCCGGGGAGCCCTCGTCGGCAACGGCGAAAAATACGACTCAGAACTATCGCTCGTCACAACCGGCCTGGCAAATGCAGACCCGGGAACCAAAGAGATAATTTACTCGCTGACACCGACAGGAGAGGAAGTCGCAAACATAGTTGAGCAGATCTGGGATAATTGA
- a CDS encoding ABC transporter permease: MDTTLCIAKKELADILNSKLVLIMLIFYVIVFVFSFNNSVSFRSENIGNLFMLFTYSTCYYSTLVAMSLGYSSFFAEMDGKAINTLLTKPLYRDTIINGKLLNALILSVGLFAFTTVLYILAILIYYNDPVEILSLFFNILPLMFFLSILCIIFFYSLTMMVCILIKDQVLSLFSSCLLWIILFYLINDNWFAGYVSYFFHSSELEYLICSFSPSWLVHSVLEQPDLLMATTVYGNTDLIKLSLYTFITVIITYIAFIRRDIN; this comes from the coding sequence ATGGACACCACCTTATGTATAGCTAAAAAAGAACTTGCCGATATTTTAAATAGTAAATTAGTCTTGATCATGCTAATTTTTTATGTTATAGTATTTGTCTTCTCCTTTAACAACAGCGTTTCGTTTAGATCGGAAAATATCGGTAATCTTTTCATGCTATTTACGTACTCTACGTGTTATTATAGTACCTTGGTTGCCATGTCTCTTGGCTATTCTTCTTTTTTCGCGGAGATGGATGGAAAAGCTATCAATACATTGTTAACTAAGCCGTTATACCGGGATACGATTATCAATGGCAAATTGCTTAACGCACTGATACTATCCGTTGGCTTGTTTGCTTTTACTACTGTTCTCTATATACTGGCTATCTTAATTTATTATAATGACCCGGTCGAAATCCTGTCCTTATTCTTTAATATACTGCCTTTGATGTTTTTCCTCTCCATTTTATGTATCATATTTTTCTATTCGCTGACTATGATGGTTTGTATTTTGATTAAAGATCAGGTACTTAGTCTCTTTTCCAGTTGCCTGTTATGGATCATTTTATTTTACCTGATCAATGATAACTGGTTTGCGGGGTATGTATCTTATTTTTTCCATAGCTCAGAGTTAGAGTATTTAATTTGTAGTTTCTCACCTTCCTGGCTGGTACATTCAGTGCTTGAACAGCCTGACCTTCTGATGGCTACTACAGTATACGGCAACACCGATTTGATCAAATTATCACTGTATACCTTTATCACAGTGATCATAACCTACATTGCATTTATTCGGAGGGATATCAATTGA
- a CDS encoding ABC transporter permease encodes MSDQARVTLCIASCEFSKLCMSPIVIVFVMLMIILSLTNAAGCSVVLPRFSFMSHDEAFFFVGLGNFLWNFSSLFSFLSVCITIVSFSDEKKGAFRVLLTKPVYRRNVIGGKLFGILSFLFLMMAFTVSIFVSLIMVVYGGPGSLSELFLRSGSFVLLLFLNCSFSVGLSTFFCILLGKAEAMMASIAFIALEYLARTPWVPSFLGDLEIINPVSLYLSAFSCGINQNLYSTSIPYLSWASHALPYVVLMVAEVVVITLINCTIFNKEEL; translated from the coding sequence TTGAGTGATCAAGCTCGAGTAACGCTCTGTATCGCCAGTTGCGAGTTTTCAAAGTTGTGCATGAGCCCTATAGTAATCGTTTTTGTGATGCTCATGATCATCCTATCATTAACGAACGCTGCAGGCTGCTCTGTGGTGTTACCAAGGTTCAGTTTCATGAGCCACGACGAGGCCTTCTTTTTTGTGGGTCTGGGTAATTTTTTATGGAATTTTTCCTCGCTTTTTTCATTTTTATCTGTTTGTATCACGATTGTGTCTTTTTCAGATGAGAAGAAAGGGGCATTCAGGGTTCTCCTTACAAAACCAGTTTACAGGCGAAATGTTATCGGCGGCAAACTATTCGGAATCCTGTCGTTTTTATTCCTGATGATGGCCTTTACTGTCAGCATTTTCGTCTCTCTGATAATGGTGGTATACGGAGGGCCAGGCTCACTTTCGGAATTATTTTTGAGATCCGGATCATTTGTCCTGCTGCTATTTTTAAATTGCAGCTTTAGTGTCGGCCTGTCAACTTTCTTCTGTATCTTACTTGGTAAAGCAGAGGCAATGATGGCCTCCATAGCCTTTATAGCCCTTGAGTATCTGGCCAGGACACCATGGGTCCCTTCATTCCTCGGAGATCTAGAGATAATTAATCCGGTAAGCCTGTACCTGTCTGCGTTTTCCTGCGGTATTAACCAAAATTTGTACTCAACTTCAATTCCTTACTTGTCATGGGCTAGTCATGCACTACCTTACGTCGTTTTAATGGTCGCCGAGGTCGTGGTCATAACCTTGATCAACTGCACTATATTTAACAAAGAAGAATTATAA
- a CDS encoding roadblock/LC7 domain-containing protein: MMEGTMEDRSGKLGSVLRKLNESGIEASAVVSRDGFILHSEMQAGEEEKATFAAMAAAVLGAAETVTSELKQGVPRRVIIESGDHRLIEVGAGPMALLVAMVGPKTTLAEALKAIDKAALEVRAIAKPGR; this comes from the coding sequence ATGATGGAAGGCACGATGGAGGACAGGAGTGGCAAGCTTGGCTCAGTCCTGCGCAAGCTCAACGAGTCCGGCATCGAGGCTTCCGCTGTGGTGAGCAGGGACGGCTTCATCCTGCACTCCGAAATGCAGGCAGGGGAAGAGGAGAAGGCAACCTTCGCTGCCATGGCGGCTGCAGTACTGGGCGCTGCCGAGACTGTCACATCCGAGCTGAAGCAAGGCGTGCCCCGCAGGGTGATCATCGAATCCGGGGACCACAGGCTCATCGAAGTAGGCGCCGGGCCCATGGCTCTGCTGGTCGCCATGGTCGGGCCCAAAACGACGCTGGCAGAGGCCCTGAAAGCGATCGATAAAGCAGCGCTGGAAGTCCGGGCTATCGCGAAGCCCGGGAGATAA
- a CDS encoding EF-Tu/IF-2/RF-3 family GTPase, whose amino-acid sequence MVNAALIGGEQSGKTTLAAKLGKKGTESDIVLYNFVKGDNILAVIDPVGYPKSPKPLVNAANMSDVIVFCIDAKGLDARAGECIIMLDLLKPKHGLITITKSDTSNPYAIDELKNKIRLMTKGTVLESWEVLPTSTKTFENIDRLKDILFDLDNKLKEENKALNDKPARVAIDHHFNVTGVGTVILGYVRQGTIHVKEKIKVWPIQQEAEIRSIQMNDVDVKEAPTGSRVGLALKNVQSKDLDRGHILSVKEEVGDELALNCVTAKFKGEFKPGDKVHVYAGLQSTPGNIVKILENGKEVESTKSAGKYVVHLKTDKEVAYTTGDLFLISRLEDPKQRFLASGTV is encoded by the coding sequence ATGGTAAACGCAGCACTGATCGGCGGAGAGCAGTCGGGCAAGACCACGCTGGCCGCCAAGCTGGGCAAGAAGGGCACCGAGTCCGACATCGTGCTCTACAACTTCGTGAAGGGAGACAACATCCTCGCAGTCATCGATCCGGTGGGCTACCCGAAGTCCCCGAAGCCGCTGGTGAACGCGGCCAACATGTCCGACGTCATCGTCTTCTGCATCGACGCCAAAGGCCTGGACGCAAGAGCCGGCGAGTGCATCATCATGCTGGACCTGCTCAAGCCGAAGCACGGCCTGATCACGATCACCAAGTCCGACACTTCCAACCCCTATGCCATAGACGAGCTGAAGAACAAGATCAGGCTGATGACGAAGGGCACTGTCCTGGAGTCGTGGGAAGTCCTGCCCACCTCGACCAAGACCTTCGAGAACATCGACAGGCTGAAGGACATTCTGTTCGACCTGGACAACAAGCTGAAGGAAGAGAACAAGGCGCTCAACGATAAGCCAGCCCGCGTGGCCATCGATCATCATTTTAACGTCACCGGCGTCGGCACCGTCATCCTCGGATACGTCAGGCAGGGCACCATCCACGTGAAAGAGAAGATCAAGGTCTGGCCCATCCAGCAGGAAGCCGAAATCCGCTCGATCCAGATGAACGACGTGGACGTCAAGGAAGCCCCGACAGGCTCGAGAGTCGGACTTGCGCTCAAGAACGTGCAGAGCAAGGACCTCGACAGAGGCCACATCCTCTCGGTAAAAGAAGAGGTCGGCGACGAATTAGCCCTAAACTGCGTAACGGCTAAGTTCAAGGGCGAGTTCAAGCCCGGGGACAAAGTCCACGTTTATGCGGGATTGCAGTCCACCCCGGGCAACATCGTCAAGATCCTGGAGAACGGCAAGGAAGTCGAGTCCACCAAATCCGCGGGCAAGTACGTCGTCCACCTCAAGACCGACAAGGAAGTCGCTTATACGACGGGCGACCTGTTCCTGATCTCGAGATTAGAGGATCCGAAGCAGCGGTTCCTCGCAAGCGGAACCGTATAA
- the rnhB gene encoding ribonuclease HII produces the protein MAKKRTSTIMGIDEAGRGPVIGPLVVCGIIVEEKDLPAIEAMGLKDSKKLSAKKREEFAAALKNKYKYELSVLPPQEIDARFESEDNLNRLEVNCFAGLIRSAKPTIAYLDACDVNAERFGINIKKCLDFELEIVSAHEADSKYPIVSAASIIAKVHRDSLIREISEKMGEDVGSGYPADPVTISFLKNYYMKHKCLPDCARKSWKTSNAVIADCLQARLFQFE, from the coding sequence ATGGCCAAAAAGCGCACCTCGACCATTATGGGCATCGACGAGGCAGGCCGGGGCCCTGTCATAGGCCCGCTGGTCGTCTGTGGCATAATTGTGGAGGAAAAGGATTTGCCGGCCATCGAGGCCATGGGCCTCAAGGACTCCAAGAAGCTCAGCGCCAAAAAGAGGGAAGAGTTCGCCGCCGCCCTCAAGAATAAGTACAAGTACGAACTCTCCGTTCTCCCGCCCCAGGAGATCGACGCCCGTTTCGAATCCGAGGACAACCTGAACCGGCTGGAAGTCAACTGCTTCGCCGGCCTCATCCGCTCCGCAAAGCCGACCATTGCGTATTTAGATGCGTGCGACGTGAACGCCGAGAGATTTGGCATAAACATCAAGAAATGCCTCGACTTCGAGCTTGAAATTGTATCCGCCCACGAGGCCGACAGCAAGTACCCCATAGTGTCCGCCGCTTCAATCATCGCCAAGGTACATCGGGATTCCCTAATCAGGGAGATCTCGGAAAAGATGGGCGAAGACGTGGGCAGCGGCTACCCCGCAGACCCGGTCACAATATCTTTTCTCAAGAACTATTACATGAAACACAAGTGCCTGCCCGACTGCGCGAGGAAGTCCTGGAAGACTTCTAACGCAGTTATCGCGGATTGCCTGCAGGCCCGGCTGTTCCAGTTCGAGTAA
- a CDS encoding endonuclease III domain-containing protein, giving the protein MYSDTGSVDLRSTMDIQITALEWMPFGDGYLKYYPDTDEDVYLEQTQDGSLIVRPEKYRERVLSEFDYPLDQVYHGENELLLRLKEYYKNCWALKLHDPYISLIITILTQNKTADSARKTFHRLQHHYKGIDVYKMASADKKELEELIRTSGPYKADFIIRCSQEIIDRWGGSLEWMRTAPTQEAREALMSLYGVGPKTADCVLLFALGHSVVAVDTHICRVSERTGLSLATGDSEAAKRRVKEDLERKHRIPGMAHLLIINLGRDFCKAVLPLHHECPVEDICPKRGIRKEKGLGLIEE; this is encoded by the coding sequence ATGTACTCCGACACAGGGTCGGTCGACCTGCGCTCGACCATGGACATCCAGATCACCGCGCTGGAGTGGATGCCGTTTGGAGACGGATACCTCAAGTACTACCCCGATACCGACGAGGACGTGTACCTGGAGCAGACGCAGGACGGCTCGCTGATCGTCAGGCCGGAGAAGTACCGGGAGAGGGTCCTGTCCGAGTTCGACTACCCCCTCGACCAGGTCTACCACGGGGAAAATGAGTTGCTGCTGCGGCTGAAAGAGTACTATAAGAACTGCTGGGCCCTCAAGCTGCACGACCCCTACATTTCTCTCATAATCACCATTCTCACCCAGAACAAGACCGCGGACAGCGCCAGGAAGACGTTCCACCGCCTGCAGCACCACTACAAGGGCATCGACGTGTATAAGATGGCGTCGGCAGATAAAAAGGAGCTTGAGGAGCTGATCCGGACTTCGGGGCCTTACAAGGCGGATTTTATAATCAGGTGTTCGCAGGAGATCATTGACCGGTGGGGAGGCAGCCTCGAGTGGATGCGCACCGCCCCGACGCAGGAGGCCCGGGAAGCACTGATGAGCCTTTATGGGGTAGGCCCCAAGACCGCCGACTGTGTGCTTTTATTCGCTCTGGGCCATAGCGTCGTGGCGGTGGACACTCACATCTGCCGGGTCTCAGAGCGTACCGGCCTGAGCCTGGCCACCGGCGACAGCGAAGCAGCCAAGCGCAGGGTGAAGGAAGACCTCGAGCGCAAACACCGCATTCCTGGCATGGCCCACCTGCTCATCATCAACCTCGGCCGGGACTTCTGCAAGGCTGTGCTGCCGCTGCACCACGAGTGCCCGGTGGAGGACATCTGCCCGAAGAGGGGCATCAGGAAAGAAAAGGGACTGGGATTAATCGAGGAGTGA